The Entelurus aequoreus isolate RoL-2023_Sb linkage group LG23, RoL_Eaeq_v1.1, whole genome shotgun sequence genome has a window encoding:
- the LOC133640807 gene encoding oocyte zinc finger protein XlCOF22-like codes for MCETTIAEYEEELCPTEKEKERQHQKHQVVLHRTDIHQLIEHQEECLPHLQGDSFTLEYPQPPYFKEEEEGECPVGQEEADLTKFPLTVVSVKTEEHEDKPPESSQLHHSPNVCEEHLLPEQQKWSFRMEPQPSHIKKGEEHPLIPHFKEEEDDPLTTHIKEEEEDPLTPHFREEVVAPLSPHIKEEEEDPLTPHIKEEEEDPQTPHIKGEEEEHSINQEGEHLEWLEEFPVTGVPVKSEGDEVKGESEEKREAEPPSSSSTQHMTTEADGDHCGGSQADKLLAPLSDSEDTTSHSPDTDDEDSKDDKTCHTDNTHFTCSHCDKTFKSSNLKRHMRTHTGEKPFSCSICGKDFTQKHNFKTHMRTHTGEKLFLCSICGKDFTQKQHLKTHMRTHTGEKPFSCSICGKDFTQKQHFKVHMTTHTSEIPFSCSICGKHFTQKHNFKTHMRTHTGEKLFSCSICGKDFTQSQHLKTHMRTHTGEKPFSCSICGKDFTRRDHLKTHMRTHTGEKPFSCSICGKDFTQNQNFKTHMRTHTGEKPFSCSICGKDFTQNQNFKTHMRIHTREKNVSCSICGKDFTRRDHFKTHMRIHTGEKHFQCSVCGKGYIKRLQLKLHMRTHSGEKPYSCSSCNKSFRHLDTLTVHMRTHTGEKVLSCSVCGERFSSEYQCKKHKCAGENSSSK; via the exons atgtgcgaaacaacgatagcagagtacgaggaggaactttgtccaacagaaaaggagaaggagcgacaacatcaaaaacatcaagttgtgttacacagaacag aCATCCATCAGCTGATTGAACACCAAGAAGAATGTCTCCCTCATCTGCAGGGGGACAGTTTCACTTTAGAGTATCCACAGCCCCcctattttaaagaggaagaggagggagagtgtcctgtagggcaggaggaggctgatctcaccaagtttccactgactgttgtctctgtgaagactgaagagcatgaagacaaaccacctgagtcctcacagcttcatcacagtccaa acgtctgtgaagaacatcttctccctgagcaacagaagtggagcttcaggatggAGCCACAGCCCTCCCACATTAAAAAGGGAGAGGAACACCCACTGatcccccattttaaagaggaagaggatgacCCATTGACCACTCAcatcaaagaggaagaggaggacccactgacaccccattttagAGAGGAAGTGGTGGCtccactgagccctcacattaaggaggaagaggaagacccactgacccctcacattaaagaggaagaggaggacccacagacccctcacattaaaggggaagaggaggaacacagcatcaatcaggagggagagcatcttgaatggttggaggagttcccagtgactggtgtccctgtgaagagtgaaggtgatgaggtcaaaggtgaaagtgaggagaagagagaggcggagcctccaagcagcagctcaactcaacacatgacaacagaagctgatggagaccactgtggaggatcacaagcagacaagctcttagctccactatcagatagtgaggacacaacgtcacactctcctgacactgatgatgaagactctaaagatgataagacatgtcacactgacaacacacacttcacatgttctcactgcgacaaaacttttaaatctagtaatttgaaaagacacatgagaacacacactggagaaaaacctttttcatgttcaatatgcggtaaagattttactcaaaagcacaatttcaaaacacacatgagaacacacactggagaaaaactttttttatgttcaatctgtggtaaagattttactcaaaagcagcatttgaaaacacacatgagaacacacactggagaaaaacctttttcatgttcaatctgcggtaaagattttactcaaaagcaGCATTTCAAagtacacatgacaacacacactagCGAaatacctttttcatgttcaatctgcggtaaacattttactcaaaagcacaatttcaaaacacacatgagaacacacactggagaaaaacttttttcatgttcaatctgtggtaaagattttactcaaagtcaacatttgaaaacacacatgagaacacacactggtgaaaaacctttttcatgttcaatctgcggtaaagattttactcgaagggaccatttgaaaacacacatgagaacacacactggcgaaaaacctttttcatgttcaatctgcggtaaagattttactcaaaatcaaaatttcaaaacacacatgagaacacacactggcgaaaaacctttttcatgttcaatatgcggtaaagattttactcaaaatcaaaatttcaaaacacacatgagaatacacactagagaaaaaaatgtttcatgttcaatctgcggtaaagattttactcgaagggaccatttcaaaacacacatgagaatacacactggagaaaaacattTTCAATGTTCAGTATGTGGTAAAGGTTATATAAAAAGGCTGCAATTAaaattacacatgagaacgcactctggtgaaaaaccatactcctgttcaagctgcaacaaaagctttcgTCACCTAGACACTCttacagtacacatgagaacacacacaggtgagaaagtgttgagttgcagtgtgtgtggtgaaagattctcttctgagtaccagt
- the LOC133640812 gene encoding zinc finger protein OZF-like, which produces MCERTIAEYKEELSRAKEENKRLRQLLEAVFKKPQVVLHRTDVCEKYRPPEQQEGSSSMEQKRSQPTHFKDEEKQLLSPHFKEEDKRHLISVKSEDDEVKGESEEKREAEPPSSSSTQHMTTEADGDHCGGSQADKLLAPLSDSEDTTSHSPDTDDEHSKDDKTCSLCDKTFKNHRNLKRHMSTHTGEKPFSCSICGKDFTHKHGLKIHMRKHTGEKPFSCSECGKSFAVNQSLKAHMRTHTGEKPFSCSECGTSFAVSHSLKAHMRTHTGEKPFSCSICGKDFTHRHNVKRHMRKHTGEKPFSCSKCGKSFSESQSLKEHMRTHTGEKTFSCSICGKDFTHMSYFKKHMRIHKGETPFSCSECGTSFGLSQSLKVHMRIHTGEKPFSCSVCGKDFTHSSCFKAHMRIHTGEKPFSCSECGKGFVKNVSLKVHMRTHTGEKPYSCSSCNKSFRYLNTLTVHMRAHTGEKVLSCSVCGERFSSKYQCEKHKCAGDNSSSK; this is translated from the coding sequence acgtctgtgaaaaaTATCGTCCACCTGAGCAGCAGGAGGGGTCCTCCAGTATGGAGCAGAAGAGGTCACAGCCCACCCACTttaaagatgaagaaaaacaGCTGCTGTCCCCCCACTTCAAAGAGGAAGACAAGAGACACCTCATcagtgtgaagagtgaagatgatgaggtcaaaggcgaaagtgaggagaagagagaggcggagcctccaagcagcagctcaactcaacacatgacaacagaagctgatggagaccactgtggaggatcacaagcagacaagctcttagctccactatcagatagtgaggacacaacgtcacactctcctgacactgatgatgaacactctaaagatgataagacatgttctctctgtgacaaaacttttaaaaaCCATCGTaatctgaaaagacacatgagtacacacactggagaaaaacctttttcatgttcaatctgcggcaaAGATTTTACTCATAAGCATggtttgaaaatacacatgagaaaacacactggagaaaaacctttttcctgctcagaatgtggtaaaagttttgcagtaaatcaaagtttaaaagcacacatgagaacacacaccggagaaaaaccgttttcctgctcagaatgtggtacaAGTTTTGCAGTAAGTCATAGTttaaaagcacacatgagaacacacactggagaaaaacctttttcatgttcaatctgcggtaaagattttactcatagGCACAatgtgaaaagacacatgagaaaacacactggagaaaaacctttttcctgctcaaaatgtggtaaaagtttttcaGAAAGTCAAAGTttaaaagaacacatgagaacacacactggagaaaaaactttttcgtgttcaatctgcggtaaagattttactcacatGTCCTATTTCaaaaaacacatgagaatacacaagGGAGAAAcccctttttcctgctcagaatgtggtacaAGTTTTGGACTAAGTCaaagtttaaaagtacacatgagaatacacactggagaaaaacctttttcgtgTTCAGTCTGCGGCAAAGATTTTACTCACAGTTCCTgtttcaaagcacacatgagaatacacaccggagaaaaaccattttcctgctcagaatgtggtaaaggttttgtaaaaaatgtaagtttaaaagtacacatgagaacacacactggtgaaaaaccatactcctgttcaagctgcaacaaaagcttcCGTTACCTAAACACTCTTACAGTACACATGAGagcacacacaggagagaaagtgttgagttgcagtgtgtgtggtgaaagattctcttctaagtaccagtgtgagaaacacaagtgtgctggtgacaacagcagcagcaaatga